The following coding sequences lie in one Hippoglossus hippoglossus isolate fHipHip1 chromosome 14, fHipHip1.pri, whole genome shotgun sequence genomic window:
- the tbl2 gene encoding transducin beta-like protein 2 isoform X1, with amino-acid sequence MEAAALVALTLLLGALVVLVALAVGKRKEEIREEAEQAAEFAAEASVVKGTAPKKPKQEKQRSRKDKASQHTFSHPLLASSLKAHSGNVTCLDFSSNGKYLASCADDRTVRIWSTKDFQDREHKCLRANVDLDHATLVRFSPDSRAFITWLDNGDAIRIFKMIKKDDGTFTFKAAPEDFPQKHKAPILNIGIAETGKFIMSASVDTSIHIWDLKGEVLASINTNQINNSYATISPCGRFVASCGFTPDVKVWEVCFGKGGEFKEVARAFDLKGHSAGVHSFAFSNDSHRMVTVSKDGTWKLWNTNVEYKKQQDPYLMKTVPCVSSEGSLTALSPDGRVVAISDGCNLAMYDAASGKLEEEMHGVHSMAINDLRFDVNGRFLVCSGDKAIRVFHNAPGYRAAIRDMQDMLKKAQNEAMKQRLQQQINDAQSALDTVLAAPVD; translated from the exons ATGGAGGCGGCTGCTCTGGTCGCCCTGACCTTGTTACTGGGGGctctggtggtgctggtggcgCTGGCCGTGGGCAAGCGGAAGGAGGAGATACGAGAGGAAGCGGAGCAGGCGGCGGAGTTTGCCG CTGAGGCCAGTGTTGTGAAGGGCACTGCACCCAAGAAACCGAAGCAGGAGAAGCAGCGCAGTCGTAAGGATAAAGCCTCACAACACACTTTCAGCCATCCACTGTTGGCTTCCTCACTGAAG GCCCACAGTGGCAATGTGACGTGCCTTGATTTCAGCAGTAATGGCAAATACCTGGCTTCCTGCGCTGACGACCGCACTGTGCGCATTTGGAGCACCAAAGACTTCCAGGACCGGGAACACAAGTGTCTGAGGGCCAATGTGGACCTGGATCATGCCACACTGGTCCGCTTCAGCCCGGACTCCAG AGCGTTCATCACCTGGTTGGACAATGGAGATGCCATTCGAATCTTCAAAATGATCAAGAAGGATGATGGCACTTTCACCTTCAAAGCTGCACCTGAGGACTtcccacagaaacacaaggcCCCCATCCTCAACATTGGCATCGCAGAGACAG GCAAATTCATTATGAGCGCCTCCGTTGACACCAGCATCCACATCTGGGACCTGAAAGGAGAAGTTCTGGCCTCTATCAACACTAACCAGATTAACAATTCCTATGCTACCATCTCCCCATGTGGCCG GTTTGTAGCATCATGTGGCTTCACTCCTGACGTGAAGGTGTGGGAGGTTTGCTTCGGGAAAGGAGGAGAGTTCAAAGAGGTGGCGCGAGCTTTCGACCTGAAGGGTCACTCTGCCGGAGTTCACTCATTTGCCTTTTCCAATGACTCTCACAG AATGGTGACTGTTTCTAAAGACGGCACATGGAAGCTGTGGAACACGAATGTGGAGTACAAAAAGCAGCAGGATCCCTACCTCATGAAGACTGTCCCCTGTGTGTCATCTGAAGGGAGCCTGACGGCCTTGTCTCCAGACGGCCGAGTGGTGGCCATCAGTGACGGCTGTAACTTGGCAATGTACGACGCTGCCAGCGGCAAGTTGGAGGAGGAAATGCACGGCGTCCACAGCATGGCGATCAACGACCTTAGATTTGACGTTAACGGACGCTTCTTGGTGTGCAGCGGCGACAAGGCCATCCGAGTGTTTCACAACGCCCCGGGGTACCGGGCGGCCATCAGAGACATGCAGGACATGCTGAAGAAAGCCCAGAATGAAGCCATGAAGCAgagactgcagcagcagataaatgaTGCTCAGAGTGCTCTGGACACTGTGCTGGCTGCTCCTGTCGATTGA
- the tbl2 gene encoding transducin beta-like protein 2 isoform X2 yields MEAAALVALTLLLGALVVLVALAVGKRKEEIREEAEQAAEFAEASVVKGTAPKKPKQEKQRSRKDKASQHTFSHPLLASSLKAHSGNVTCLDFSSNGKYLASCADDRTVRIWSTKDFQDREHKCLRANVDLDHATLVRFSPDSRAFITWLDNGDAIRIFKMIKKDDGTFTFKAAPEDFPQKHKAPILNIGIAETGKFIMSASVDTSIHIWDLKGEVLASINTNQINNSYATISPCGRFVASCGFTPDVKVWEVCFGKGGEFKEVARAFDLKGHSAGVHSFAFSNDSHRMVTVSKDGTWKLWNTNVEYKKQQDPYLMKTVPCVSSEGSLTALSPDGRVVAISDGCNLAMYDAASGKLEEEMHGVHSMAINDLRFDVNGRFLVCSGDKAIRVFHNAPGYRAAIRDMQDMLKKAQNEAMKQRLQQQINDAQSALDTVLAAPVD; encoded by the exons ATGGAGGCGGCTGCTCTGGTCGCCCTGACCTTGTTACTGGGGGctctggtggtgctggtggcgCTGGCCGTGGGCAAGCGGAAGGAGGAGATACGAGAGGAAGCGGAGCAGGCGGCGGAGTTT GCTGAGGCCAGTGTTGTGAAGGGCACTGCACCCAAGAAACCGAAGCAGGAGAAGCAGCGCAGTCGTAAGGATAAAGCCTCACAACACACTTTCAGCCATCCACTGTTGGCTTCCTCACTGAAG GCCCACAGTGGCAATGTGACGTGCCTTGATTTCAGCAGTAATGGCAAATACCTGGCTTCCTGCGCTGACGACCGCACTGTGCGCATTTGGAGCACCAAAGACTTCCAGGACCGGGAACACAAGTGTCTGAGGGCCAATGTGGACCTGGATCATGCCACACTGGTCCGCTTCAGCCCGGACTCCAG AGCGTTCATCACCTGGTTGGACAATGGAGATGCCATTCGAATCTTCAAAATGATCAAGAAGGATGATGGCACTTTCACCTTCAAAGCTGCACCTGAGGACTtcccacagaaacacaaggcCCCCATCCTCAACATTGGCATCGCAGAGACAG GCAAATTCATTATGAGCGCCTCCGTTGACACCAGCATCCACATCTGGGACCTGAAAGGAGAAGTTCTGGCCTCTATCAACACTAACCAGATTAACAATTCCTATGCTACCATCTCCCCATGTGGCCG GTTTGTAGCATCATGTGGCTTCACTCCTGACGTGAAGGTGTGGGAGGTTTGCTTCGGGAAAGGAGGAGAGTTCAAAGAGGTGGCGCGAGCTTTCGACCTGAAGGGTCACTCTGCCGGAGTTCACTCATTTGCCTTTTCCAATGACTCTCACAG AATGGTGACTGTTTCTAAAGACGGCACATGGAAGCTGTGGAACACGAATGTGGAGTACAAAAAGCAGCAGGATCCCTACCTCATGAAGACTGTCCCCTGTGTGTCATCTGAAGGGAGCCTGACGGCCTTGTCTCCAGACGGCCGAGTGGTGGCCATCAGTGACGGCTGTAACTTGGCAATGTACGACGCTGCCAGCGGCAAGTTGGAGGAGGAAATGCACGGCGTCCACAGCATGGCGATCAACGACCTTAGATTTGACGTTAACGGACGCTTCTTGGTGTGCAGCGGCGACAAGGCCATCCGAGTGTTTCACAACGCCCCGGGGTACCGGGCGGCCATCAGAGACATGCAGGACATGCTGAAGAAAGCCCAGAATGAAGCCATGAAGCAgagactgcagcagcagataaatgaTGCTCAGAGTGCTCTGGACACTGTGCTGGCTGCTCCTGTCGATTGA
- the zw10 gene encoding centromere/kinetochore protein zw10 homolog, producing the protein MASFVTEVLASSGKLEKEDLSGKISKMSRKVEDTKEEVCDMINKRYGDFIPSLQGSEELMVQVDEVSKEMDVLKNCIENEIQQNIHVAVAEYAKLKQQLEKNTIIITMLGFIKEFHNAMEEFNKSLQEKKYVDAANQLERARTSVDSLKGWKTSQLPLLSTLSSELTVQRENLIYHMGDEWKRLVIWRLPSSKESAGLKSFLKVELKLSHPGSKEGEPKPPALLCCVLQALAIQGDLQHKIKLFSQVLLKNMLKPLVVYPSLSVKVTEQQGEGTFLALECLEESPEERSTPSQVYRKLLLVLQTLHSHLLDVSIGDKKLSTILGELIWEEISQCIIHECLLYSIPTNNSQLEKYKSVIKETEEFEKSLKEMEFLQGDSTDLLKYARDVNCHFASKKCKDVIVAARKLMTSKMHNTVKITPDSKLRLPKLPAPSSELKVKQEATKEDITMENPKQLSAWSLCLPACRISESVQQLMELTLNTLCEAVGSSTQCALQLFFTVRNIFQLFYDVVPTYHKENLLKFPHLAAIQHNNCMYLAHHLLTLGHHFRGHLPQPLSEGVATFVDMVPGFRKLGAQCFLAQLNVQRAELLERLSTAHNFCNLDDEDNYIAASKAVRQVIHQLKQLGTVWQDVLPVSIYCKAMGNLLNTAITEVIAKIMMLEDISSEDGEHLHTLCQTIIEEGPLVFIPLAEENKNKRYQEEVPLYVKKWSTFKELVIVLRANLQEIVDRWADGKGPLALEFSSSEGKNLIRALFQNTERRAVALTKIK; encoded by the exons ATGGCGTCGTTTGTGACCGAAGTACTCGCCAGCTCCGGCAAACTGGAGAAAGAGGACCTGTCCGGCAAAATTAGCAAAATGTCGCGCAAGGTGGAGGATACCAAG GAAGAAGTATGTGACATGATAAACAAGCGATATGGTGACTTCATACCTAGTCTCCAAGGATCCGAGGAGCTAATGGTGCAGGTGGATGAGGTCTCCAAAGAAATGGATGTCCTTAAAAATTGCATTGAGAATGAG aTACAGCAGAATATCCACGTGGCTGTGGCTGAGTATGCaaagctgaagcagcagctggagaaaaaTACCATTATCATAACCATGCTAGGATTCATAAAAGAG TTCCACAATGCAATGGAGGAGTTCAACAAATCTTTACAAGAGAAGAAGTATGTTGACGCAGCCAACCAGCTGGAAAGG GCAAGAACCAGTGTGGATTCATTGAAGGGTTGGAAGACGTCCCAGCTGCCGCTGCTCAGTACTCTCAGCTCGGAGCTGACGGTGCAGAGAGAAAACTTAATTTACCACATGGGAGATGAATGGAAACGCCTCGTCATCTGGAGATTACCATCCTCAAAGG AGTCTGCAGGTCTGAAGTCCTTCCTGAAGGTTGAGCTGAAGCTGAGCCACCCCGGCAGTAAAGAGGGTGAACCCAAACCACCTGCTCTGTTGTGCTGCGTCCTGCAAGCTCTGGCCATCCAGGGAGACCTTCAGCACAAGATCAAACTCTTCA GTCAAGTACTGTTGAAGAACATGTTGAAGCCGTTGGTGGTGTACCCGTCACTGTCAGTGAAggtaacagagcagcagggggaggGAACTTTCCTGGCTTTAGAGTGTTTGGAGGAGAGCCCAGAGGAGCGATCCACACCTTCACAGGTCTACAGGAAACTGCTCCTGGTGCTCCAGACACTGCACTCGCACCTGCTAG acgTGTCCATTGGTGATAAAAAGCTCTCAACTATCTTGGGGGAGCTAATTTGGGAGGAAATTTCCCAGTGCATCATCCACGAGTGTCTGCTCTACTCCATCCCCACCAACAACAGCCAGCTAGAGAAATATAAAAGT GTGATCAAGGAAACAGAGGAGTTTGAGAAGTCTCTGAAGGAGATGGAGTTTCTGCAGGGCGACTCCACAGATCTGCTCAAATATGCCCGAGACGTCAACTGTCACTTTGCCAGCAAGAAGTGCAAGGATGTTATTGTGGCGGCCCGCAAACTCATGACCTCCAAAATGCACAACACTGTCAAG ATCACACCAGACTCCAAGCTGCGTCTCCCCAAGCTCCCTGCTCCAAGTTCAGAGCTGAAGGTGAAGCAGGAGGCCACAAAGGAGGACATCACGATGGAGAACCCAAAGCAGCTGTCTGCGTGGAGTCTGTGTCTACCGGCCTGCCGCATCAGTgagtcagtgcagcagctgatgGAGCTGACACTCAACACCCTATGTGAGGCTGTCGGAAGCTCCACACAATG TGCATTACAGCTCTTCTTCACCGTGAGAAACATTTTCCAGCTGTTCTATGATGTTGTGCCAACATATCACAA GGAGAACCTGCTCAAGTTCCCTCACCTGGCTGCCATTCAGCACAACAACTGCATGTACCTGGCCCACCACCTGCTCACTCTGGGACACCATTTCAGAGGTCATCTGCCACAGCCCCTCAGCGAGGGGGTTGCAACATTTGTGGACATGGTGCCTGGATTCAGGAAACTGG GTGCTCAGTGCTTCTTAGCTCAGCTGAATGTGCAGAGAGCTGAACTGTTGGAGAGACTTTCCACTGCTCACAACTTCTGCAATCTGGATGACGAAGATAATTACATTGCAGCGAGCAAagcagtgagacag gtgATTCATCAGTTGAAACAGTTGGGTACAGTGTGGCAGGACGTCCTGCCAGTCAGCATCTATTGTAAAGCCATGGGCAACCTCCTCAACACTGCCATCACTGAAGTCATTGCCAAAATCATGATGCTAGAG GATATTTCCTCTGAGGATGGGGAGCACCTGCACACACTGTGCCAAACCATCATCGAGGAAGGTCCGCTCGTCTTCATCCCTCTTGCTGAGGAAAACAAGAACAAGAGATATCAGGAGGAAGTGCCCCTCTATGTGAAGAAGTGGAGCACCTTCAAGGAGCTGGTCATCGTGCTGCGGGCCAACCTGCAGGAGATTGTTGACAG GTGGGCTGACGGTAAAGGTCCTTTGGCGTTGGAGTTCTCCAGTTCGGAGGGGAAGAATCTGATCCGAGCCTTGTTTcagaacacagagaggagagctgtgGCTCTGACCAAAATCAAATGA
- the LOC117774741 gene encoding G protein-activated inward rectifier potassium channel 3-like gives MSSDGMCNRETLQDVRIEPRRNSIPPTQTLAAKHLLAYLPRPQPESIRYSPYTYKGAAKSTVASMMIAKRASLIHNNFNYTICSSLPSSQEASPSQTHSPCTPSSQALTLSRQDPLQQQTTQAAPQPPAEETPVSQPSHRSRPLKRFSSRWQSRGSTRSNNVPVSALEKQHIAKSHKKRCKLLGDEPSSHVTASNLRQRYITKDGKCRVNLGPIADKSRFLSDIFTTLVDLKCRWFLLVFTMCYILTWLTFGGIYFLGAWLRDDIAHVHDPQWKPCYQNVDSFLSALLLSLESQRTIGYGSRMVTAHCSEGTVLLMVQSILGSIIDALMVGCMFMKISRPQQRAQTLIFSKHCVICERDEKLCMLFRIGDLRQSHMVDAKIRAKLIKSRQTKEGEFIPLEQSEINLGYDTGGDRLLLVEPQTITHVIRECSPFWEVGAERLKRETFEIIVILEGIVEASGMTCQARTSYTEDEVLWGHRFESCISLEKGAFRVDCSAFDKIFEVQMSNLSAKDRSSAKEQDALF, from the exons ATGAGCTCCGATGGGATGTGCAATAGAGAGACTCTACAGGACGTCAGGATCGAGCCTCGCAGGAACTCCATCCCCCCGACGCAGACTCTCGCTGCTAAACATCTGCTGGCTTACCTGCCGCGGCCACAACCAGAATCTATACGTTACTCTCCTTACACCTACAAG GGTGCGGCGAAATCCACTGTTGCTTCCATGATGATTGCAAAAAGAGCCTCTCTCATCCACAACAACTTTAACTACACCATCTGCTCATCACTCCCGTCGTCCCAGGAGGCCTCACCCTCCCAAACCCACAGTCCCTGCACTCCGTCCTCTCAGGCTCTGACTTTATCCAGGCAGGATCCCCTTCAGCAGCAAACCACCCAAGCAGCTCCTCAGCCTCCAGCAGAGGAGACCCCGGTGTCTCAACCTTCACATCGCAGCAGACCCCTCAAGCGCTTCAGCTCCAGGTGGCAATCGAGAGGCTCCACCAGAAGCAACAACGTTCCGGTGTCTGCGCTCGAGAAACAGCACATTGCAAAGAGTCACAAGAAGCGTTGCAAGCTGCTGGGTGATGAGCCCTCCTCGCATGTCACTGCCAGCAATCTGCGCCAGCGTTACATCACCAAGGATGGAAAGTGCAGGGTCAACCTGGGGCCTATCGCAGACAAGAGTCGCTTCCTCTCAGATATCTTCACCACGCTGGTGGACCTCAAGTGTCGCTGGTTCCTTCTCGTCTTCACTATGTGCTACATCCTCACATGGCTGACATTTGGTGGAATCTATTTTCTGGGTGCCTGGTTGCGTGATGACATTGCTCATGTCCATGACCCTCAATGGAAGCCGTGCTACCAGAATGTAGACAGTTTCCTATCAGCCCTGTTGCTGTCATTAGAAAGCCAGAGAACCATTGGGTATGGCTCCCGGATGGTGACAGCTCACTGCTCCGAGGGTAcggtgctgctgatggtccagtCCATCCTTGGTTCCATCATCGACGCTCTGATGGTGGGCTGCATGTTTATGAAAATCTCCCGGCCCCAGCAGAGAGCTCAGACGCTGATCTTCAGCAAGCACTGTGTCATATGTGAGCGGGACGAGAAGCTGTGCATGCTCTTCCGCATCGGTGACCTCCGACAGAGCCACATGGTGGACGCCAAGATCCGGGCCAAGCTGATCAAGTCCCGGCAGACCAAGGAGGGCGAGTTCATCCCGCTGGAGCAGTCGGAGATCAACCTGGGCTACGACACCGGGGGAGACAGGCTGCTCCTGGTGgagccccagaccatcacccACGTCATCAGGGAATGCAGCCCCTTCTGGGAGGTTGGGGCCGAGCGTCTGAAGAGGGAAACCTTTGAAATCATTGTCATCCTGGAGGGCATCGTGGAGGCATCAG GTATGACGTGCCAGGCGAGGACTTCCTACACAGAGGATGAGGTCCTGTGGGGCCATAGATTTGAGTCCTGCATTTCGTTGGAGAAAGGAGCGTTCCGTGTGGACTGCAGTGCATTTGACAAAATCTTTGAGGTTCAAATGTCCAACCTCAGTGCGAAGGACAGGAGCTCAGCAAAGGAACAAGATGCTTTGTTTTAG
- the pom121 gene encoding nuclear envelope pore membrane protein POM 121 — MRVLRRRVAAMSPREKRLVLLSFLGVIGLALYYFPTFLYASLIIAVCCIVCYYHSGGPLPARLGLNPRAGLNAPGVLRRWLLGWGVTGVSVAARGRTRSSGDRAEHREPVGHFRQRPGESGIYRGEALASDSFLFSPRDFLMGSYIGKPESPTAEPGRPRAARNPRELLREKLSRPNHAVYTPNRRLSFAGEPLGKVGRFTITPQRHYPLQQPGASSVGILPPVGWDGFRKKNILSPRNSPAALSPVTVKIARPNHSTPSLDHLSCARLPRAPADPCSRESVLKVLKESRKREVEDEDKSLTTEQKSKRRRNDSEGSAHSAFEPLLPNGTLSQLVPKPGSLKRGMSSLAEDSIMKRSRTSSISSGSGAHAPRGTPGTRRNPINSSYSSSLGLSQWKKRSTPSSPLSSPGSSRCQTPEGVAKRAREDDRQSPSAAFSVRSEQTASNKAPATSKLTTVPKVPVITSIDSTGSGGKRKRKIQLVPSHRDDQISLPPPPELGYSITVKDLDEEKKAAISKIQKVLETPAPEPEKSVAPPTTTSSQTTASSTSSTATTTLSSLLAAPLPTASSAAIPVINLDPSPGSSVSTAPAASNPLLEALKMKAGTPASSTPAASPTIVSVSTTPVQPSGFNLKVTTAVDSQRPPPAYPSQSSTAGVEQPSAFTQVLSQVMKSSSSTPPVIGPTLFALASQSSTLSAPTASNPITAANAPASSSESVSNTNPLLASGFKPIFAVTTTTSASATSVPESKPPVQGFKPIFGGATAGTGFGQPATLTTTNPVSAVSATSTSSMFGVSTSSTTAAPSVFPGLTNPLTGTVSTSAITTTTQPATQPSVKSLFGSWSTPSTTSTSSATVQAPNTGSTFQFGTATTTAAAAPAPAAAATTTSSNGGFTFGATQPDPQAANQKAFAFGQPAPSQNSTTASFGGFAMANAAPTTATAPTQSTFPFGKSSFGPTATQSNFGSSAAQPKPFNFGSNAASSTPAPNPAQASFNFGSAAATTGATFGTPAKPAFGASSTGFGFGGSTAPPAAPPAAPSFGAATQTQSSSSATFTFGNAAPQPAASGPSQPAPSGFNFGAAMPCPQFGTPVANNPAPQMGGFNFGAAAADKSAFGTSTPSFGQSAAVGPIPFGSPGTPVQGFNSVPFGSPATPSFSIGAGTKPSGARQRLQARRQHNRKK; from the exons ATGAGAGTCCTCCGGCGGCGCGTTGCCGCCATGTCACCTAGAGAGAAACGTTTAGTGCTTCTCTCTTTTTTAGGCGTAATTGGTCTCgctctttattattttcctaCTTTTCTTTACGCGTCTTTAATTATCGCAgtttgttgtattgtgtgttacTACCACAGCGGAGGACCGCTTCCCGCCAGGCTAGGCCTGAATCCGCGGGCTGGACTGAACGCCCCAGGTGTGCTCCGGCGCTGGTTGCTGGGTTGGGGGGTAACCGGCGTGTCGGTGGCCGCGCgggggaggacgaggagcagcgGCGACAGAGCCGAGCACCGGGAACCAGTGGGACATTTCAGACAAAGGCCCGGCGAGAGCGGGATTTATCGAGGGGAAGCTTTAGCAAGTGACTCGTTTCTGTTCAGTCCCCGGGATTTCCTCATGGGCAGCTACATTGGAAAACCCGAAAGTCCCACGGCTGAGCCGGGGAGGCCGAGGGCTGCGAGAAACCCCCGAGAGCTGCTGCGGGAGAAGCTCTCCAGACCCAACCATGCTGTCTATACCCCCAACAGGAGGCTGTCGTTCGCTGG GGAGCCACTTGGTAAAGTGGGCAGGTTCACCATTACCCCCCAGCGTCACTACCCACTGCAGCAGCCGGGCGCCTCGTCAGTGGGCATCTTACCTCCTGTCGGGTGGGACGgcttcagaaagaaaaacatcctcaGCCCTCGTAACTCGCCGGCCGCCCTCAGTCCCGTCACTGTGAAGATTGCCAGGCCCAACCACAGCACCCCCAG tttggaCCATCTAAGCTGTGCCAGGCTTCCCAGGGCCCCTGCAGACCCTTGCTCCAGAGAAAGTGTCCTCAAGGTGTTGAAGGAAAGTCGCAAGAGAGAAGTGGAGGATGAGGACAAGAGCCTCACGACTGaacagaaaagcaaaagaaG ACGTAATGACAGTGAAGGAAGTGCCCACTCTGCTTTTGAGCCTCTTCTGCCCAATGGGACACTGTCACAGTTGGTCCCTAA GCCAGGAAGCCTGAAAAGAGGGATGTCCTCACTGGCAGAGGATTCCATCATGAAGAGGTCTCgcacctcctccatcagctctgGCAGTGGGGCCCATGCCCCTAGAGGAACCCCAGGCACCAGGAGAAACCCCATAAACAGCTCCTACAGTTCATCACTAGGCCTTAGCCAG TGGAAGAAACGGTCAACACCCAGCTCCCCTCTCTCCAGCCCTGGATCTTCTCGCTGTCAGACTCCAGAGGGAGTCGCCAAAAGAGCCAG AGAGGATGACCGACAGTCCCCCAGCGCAGCATTCTCTGTGAGGTCAGAGCAGACAGCATCCAACAAGGCACCTGCTACTT CCAAACTGACCACAGTCCCAAAGGTCCCCGTCATTACCTCAATAGACTCTACTGGTAGTGGTgggaagagaaaaaggaagatcCAGTTGGTGCCCAGCCACCGTGACGATCAGATCTCACTG CCCCCGCCTCCAGAGCTTGGCTACAGCATCACTGTGAAAGACTTGGATGAAGAGAAAAAGGCTGCCATTAGCAAGATCCAGAAGGTCCTGGAGACACCTG CTCCAGAACCAGAGAAGTCTGTCGCTCCCCCAACCACCACTTCCAGCCAGACCACCGCCTCCTCTACCAGCTCTACCGCCACCACCACCCTGAGCAGCCTTCTCGCAGCTCCTCTGCCTACAGCCTCCAGCGCTGCCATCCCAGTCATCAACCTGGATCCCAGTCCAGGCAGCAGTGTCAGTACGGCACCTGCAGCCTCCAACCCACTGCTGGAGGCTCTGAAGATGAAGGCCGGCACTCCTGCTAGCTCCACACCTGCTGCCAGCCCAACCATAG TGTCTGTGTCAACCACACCAGTGCAACCCAGTGGCTTCAACCTGAAGGTAACAACTGCAGTGGATTCCCAAAGGCCTCCCCCTGCATACCCGTCTCAGTCCTCCACTGCTGGTGTGGAGCAGCCCTCTGCCTTCACTCAGGTCCTGAGTCAGGTCATGAAGTCTTCCAGCAGCACCCCACCTGTAATAGGACCAACACTTTTCGCACTGGCCAGCCAGAGCAGCACCCTCTCTGCTCCTACAGCCTCTAACCCCATCACTGCTGCCAACGCCCCAGCCAGCAGCTCTGAGTCAGTGAGTAACACAAACCCTCTGCTGGCTTCAGGATTCAAGCCCATCTTCGctgtcaccaccaccacatccGCGTCAGCTACGTCAGTTCCAGAGAGCAAACCTCCTGTCCAAGGTTTCAAGCCCATCTTCGGAGGTGCCACTGCAGGCACTGGCTTTGGACAACCAGCCACCCTCACAACCACCAACCCAGTCTCTGCAGTTTCTGCAACTAGTACATCCTCAATGTTTGGTGTGTCAACAAGCAGCACCACAGCTGCCCCATCGGTTTTTCCTGGCTTGACCAACCCCCTCACGGGAACAGTCTCCACCAGcgccatcaccaccaccacacaacCTGCAACCCAACCAAGTGTGAAGTCCCTCTTTGGTAGCTGGTCCACACCATCTACAACAAGTACCAGCTCAGCCACAGTGCAGGCCCCTAATACAGGGAGCACATTTCAGTTTGGAACTGCTAccaccacagctgcagctgcacctgccccagctgctgctgctaccaCAACCTCCAGCAATGGCGGCTTCACATTTGGTGCCACGCAGCCGGACCCTCAAGCTGCCAACCAGAAGGCATTTGCCTTTGGTCAGCCAGCACCCAGCCAAAACTCAACCACTGCTTCATTTGGAGGCTTTGCCATGGCCAATGCTGCACCCACCACTGCTACTGCCCCCACCCAGTCCACATTCCCCTTTGGGAAGTCTTCTTTTGGACCGACAGCGACGCAGTCAAATTTTGGCTCCTCAGCAGCACAACCAAAACCATTCAACTTTGGAAGCAACGCAGCATCATCCACACCTGCCCCTAACCCCGCCCAAGCTTCTTTCAATTTTGGGtctgctgctgccaccacaGGAGCTACATTTGGGACCCCAGCTAAACCCGCATTTGGAGCTAGTTCCACTGGTTTTGGTTTTGGTGGATCCACTGCTCCCCCGGCTGCACCCCCTGCTGCTCCGAGCTTCGGTGCAGCAACCCAGACTCAGagctcctcctcagccacaTTCACATTTGGTAATGCTGCTCCTCAGCCAGCTGCCTCCGGCCCATCTCAGCCAGCACCCAGTGGATTCAACTTTGGTGCTGCTATGCCATGCCCTCAGTTCGGAACACCAGTGGCCAATAATCCTGCACCGCAAATGGGAGGGTTCAACTttggggctgctgctgctgacaaatCAGCTTTTG GGACGTCTACCCCATCCTTTGGCCAGAGTGCTGCTGTAGGTCCAATTCCCTTTGGAAGTCCTGGAACTCCTGTCCAAGGCTTCAACTCTGTTCCATTTG ggTCTCCAGCAACTCCCTCCTTCTCTATTGGAGCTGGAACTAAGCCATCTGGGGCACGGCAGAGGCTGCAGGCGCGGAGACAACACAACAGGAAGAAGTAG